The Meiothermus sp. genome segment CCGCCTGGGCAAGGGCGCGGTGGTGGTCTGCGCCGCCGACCACGGCGTGGCCGCCGAGGGGGTCTCGGCCTACCCGCCAGAGGTCACGGCGCAGATGGTGCTCAACTTTCAGGCCGGTGGAGCGGCGATTAATCAGATTGCCCGAGCCGCCGAAGCCGAGGTCTGGGTGGTGGATGTGGGGGTGAAGGCCCCTCAGCCCCTGAGCCCAGGAGGCCCAGGCCACCGGGTTCGCCAGGGAAGCGGCAATATTCAAAGGGAGCCCGCCATGCGCCAGGCCGAGGCCCTGGAGGCTATCCAGGTGGGCGCCGAAGCCGCCAGGGCCGCCGTTGCAAAGGGGGCAAACATCCTCGCAGCGGGCGACATGGGCATCGGCAACACCACCGCCGCAGCGGCCCTCACGGCGGCCTTGCTGGGCTTGAGCGCGGAAGCGGTCACGGGGCGCGGCACCGGGGTAGACGATGCGCGGTACGGGCACAAGCTCGAGGTCGTCCGGGCCGCTTTAGCGCGAGCCCAGGCCAGGCTGGGCGAGCTGTCTAAAGCTGACCCATTGGCGGTGCTGGCGGAGCTGGGGGGCCTGGAAATCGCGGCCATTGCCGGGGTGTTTTTGGCCGGAGCCGAGGCGGGCTTGCCCCTGGTGACCGACGGCTTCCCGGTGACCGCCGGAGCTTTGCTGGCCTGCCGCATCGAGCCCCGGGTGCAGGGGTATCTGTTTGCTGGGCATCGCTCGGTGGAGCCGGGGCACACCCGGCAGCTAGAAGCCCTGGGGCTCAGGCCCATCCTGGAGCTCGATTTGCGCTTAGGCGAGGGCACCGGGGCGGTGCTCAGCTTTCCGCTTTTGCGGGCGGCGGCGGCAGTGATGGCAGGTATGGCTACATTTTCCCAGGCGGGGGTGTCGCAGACTGGAAAGCCGTAGAAATCTCGTCCTGGGCGAGATAGACATCCGTAGAGAGTCTGAAGCTCAAGGCGGAAAACAATCTCTGGATATTCTTTGGGCCAAAGACCCTCGAGGGTTCAGCGCTTCGGCGGGCGAACAAACATAGGCTGGATGGATATTCAGTGCAAAAAAATCTGTAGAATCAATCCAGGGAAGCGAAAATGCCCAAAATGCAGCTCAAGGAAAACGTGGATTATTACCTCGAGAACGGCCTGTACGTCTTCACCGAGGCGTATCATCTCAAGCGCGGCTACTGCTGTGGCTCTAAGTGCCGGCACTGCCCATACCCCAAAGAGATTCAGGCCCAGACCGTGCAACTCAGGCTCGAGGGCCATCCCATCCAGAGCCGCGAGGCCTTCGTGGCCCGTTTTGGGCCGCTTCTGGTAAAACCATAGTGTGCGCCCTTTCTGGTTAGCCGTTGGATTTCTGACCGTCTTTCCCATTCCCCATTTGGGCGAGGTCAAAGGCGGGGAGATGAAGGCGGCTTCGGCCTTTTACCCGGTGGCCGGCTACCTAATCGGGGGGGTGCTGGCCCTGGTGGCCTGGCTCACGGCGGGCCTCCCCGACGGTTTGCAAGGTGCGCTTTTGCTGGCGGTCTGGCTGGCCTCTACGGGTATGCTGCATCTGGACGGCCTGCTGGACTCTGCCGATGCACTCCTGGCCATGAAGCCCCCCGCCGAGCGCCTGCGGATTCTGGGCGATGTGCATATGGGCAGCTTTGCCTTTGGGGTGGGGTTTGTGGTGCTGCTCCTCAAGTGGCAATTGCTATCGGCTGCGCCTGAGCCGTGGCTGCTTTTGGCCCTGCCCGCGCTAACGCGCTTCGCTCTGCTTTTGCCCATGAACCTGTTCCCCGCCGCCCGCCCAGAGGGGCTGGGGGCCCGGAGCCGCGAGGGGAGAATCTTGCCGGCCTTGCTGTTTGTCTTGCCGGCTATCTATTTCTTCCCCTGGGTGGCGCTGTTAGCCATAACGTTGATGCTGCTACTGGCTTTTTGGGCCGCAAGAAGGCTGGGGGGTGGGCTTTCCGGCGATGTGTACGGAGCCTTGGTAGAGCTGGGGGAGGTGGCGGGGCTTTTGGTCGGGGTATTAATAAAGGCGTAAATGTAGTTTGAGATACACATTGGGGGGGGGGGGGGGATAGACTTAAGCTGGAAAAATCATTTCAGGAGGTGCATTATGCATAACCGAAAAGCGCTGGCTTGGCTGATGGTGGCGTTGCTGGTATTGGCGGGGTGCTCGAGCACGCCCAGGGTAGTGGAAACAAAGCCAAACCCAACCGCTGTATCCCCCGAAATCCGGGCGCAAATAGAGGCCAATCCGGAATTCCAACTCGTAGCGCGTCTGGCGGCACAGGAAGGAAAATACCTTGACTGGTCGGATTCAAGATTATCCAAAGATTCCTCGCACGGAACTTTGGTCTACATCCCGCTTTTGCTTGCTCAAGACCGCGTTCAACTGGTTGTTGTAAACTATAGTGAAAATAACATCAACATAACTGTTACGAGCGGAGATATTATCAATAACGAAGAAATGATTCTGCGCACCGTAGATTTTGACCGCAACGTGGTCGCAATGGTGCGGATTACTTCGGAATTGAGTGCCTTTTCCTCGACCTCAGTCAAGATGTACGAAATCGGAAGCATAAATAATCAGGCACAATCTCTTGATGAACTTTTCAGGCCAGTAGGGTCGAAAAAAGTGAACCTTGATGAAGTAAGTCAACAGCAGAGGCCCTGTGGTCGGGAAGAAGCACTTGTGGCAGCTGCTAGTGCCGCATATGCTGCTGCACAAGCAGCTGTAGGGCCAGCGTGCGGTTGGGGAGCACTTTTTTGGACTCCTCAATGTTGGATTGCTATAGGGGTTCTTGCATCGGCATCCATTTACCTAGGGGTTGCTTTAGGCGATTTACGTAACTGCTATGCTAGGAATGGATAGTAATTGTCAGGAGGCTGCCGTGTTTGCTGTAAGAAATCCTAAGGTACTCAACGAGGTAAGCAAGTATCTATTCAGGCTGGCTGCAAGTTTCTTCCTCATCAATGTTTTCACCAACCTGGTAATTCTCCGCAAATCGCCGGTTCTCACTGATTTTTTGTATCTTGTCATGGCGGTGGGGCTGCTGGTTTTATCGTTTACTACCATCGGTAAGGCGAAACATCCCGATCCGGATTTGCAGCCGTTCGTAGATGTATCTCTGCTCATTAGCGGCCTGCTGGTTCTGATTTCCTCGCTCATCGTAATTTTTGCAGGCTAGGAAGTATTATGCTACACAACTGCAAAGCGACAGTTTGGCTTGTCATGGGTTTATTTGTACTGTCCGGTTGCGTGGCGCCTGTCCCGGTTCCTCAACCGGGGCGCACGTACCAGGCCCAGCTTGAAGAACTGCGTGGGATGTCGCGCCTCGAGGTGAGTCCCGGCGAGGCTGTCCAGGCCGTTATGCAAGCTGTACGGGAGACCTCGCCCGAGTACTGGCGGCAGACCTTACCGCCGGAGATTCTGAGCGGTATCACTGCTCCTGATGGACGGTTGGATGCGGCTAGGGTTCGCCTCGAGACGCCGCTTAGGGTGGAAAGTCTGGTGCGCCCTACCCCCGATGAGGTGATGCAGCTCGCCGCGCTCAACCGCTCAGAGGCTCTACAGATTGCCCAGGCTACGCCTGATCTGGCTCGCTTGCGTGCGGAGAACCCCCAGGAATTCGAAGCCATGGTGGAACTCATTGCCCTGGAAAAAGCCCGTGCCCTCGAGGTGGCCTACTCGGGCTACTACGTTTTTCCCGTCCGGGTCGAAGGGGTGGGCCTGGTGGGTGAGGTTTACGTGAGCCTGGCCCGGCTGGAGGGCCGCGCGCCGAGCCTTGCGGCTGCTCAGTACCCGGCGCCCCGTTCGAGCCTGCCTTACCTGAGCCTGGCGCAGGCCCAGCAACTGTCTGGCAGTGCGCAGGGGGGGCGGCTCGTGAGCCTGTCCGGTCTGGTGGAGGGTCTCACCCGCGAGGCCATCTGGCTGTTTGGCGAGGTGGCTGTACACGCCAAGAGCGGTCAACGCTACCGGCTGACGCGCAAGCTCGAGGCTGCTGGCCTTACCGTTAGCGCTCGGGGCTTCAGGCTGGCGGTTGGGCTCGAGGTGCTTCCATGAGCAAGTGGTGGCGAACGTTGTTGCCGCGTTCCTCCTTTCAACACGGCGACACCCCAGTCCACAGTAAATGCCCAGCACGGCGGTTTTTCGCCGTACTGGGCAGTCTGCGGTGTCTCTGGCTAATACCCCGTCACGCCCCCAAGGGCAGGGCGGGTCGCAAGGTTTCGGAACGGGGGATCGAATAGGTGAGCGCGCGGGCTTGCAAGACTTCGCGGGCGGCCCGCCGTCCGCTGGCATAAGCCCCGTGTACGGTGGCGGCCCAGGCGTTGGAGGCGGTGTGCTCTCCGGCAAAGAAGAGCCGGTTGCCCACCGGCTGGGCCAGGATGCGGCGGGCCTGGGAGGCCCCCACGCTGGCCTTGCTGTAGGCCCCCAGGATGTGGGGTTCGTCCTGCCAGTGGGCCAGCCGGGCCTTGCTGGGGGTCAGGTCGGGGCGGCCCAGGGCCTGGCGCAAGGTTTGCAGGGCGTTTTTGAGGGCGGCTTCCTCCGGCAGAGCCAGCAGCTCGCGGGCCTTATCGCCGGTGGCCAGGGCGGTCAGGATCTCCACCCCTACCCCATGACCGGCGGTGCTGCTCCACCACTCGTCGGGGTTGGCCCCGGGCACGTAAAGCTCCACGATGCCCTCGGGAAAGATACGCTCTTCGAAGTGGAAGAAGAGCTTGACCGCATCGGCAATGCCCAGTTGGGCAATGGCCACCTGCTTCTCCTCGGGCAGCTCGGGGATAAAACGCACCCGTCCGGCTTTCAAAATGCCCAAAGGCAAGGTAACAACGGCCTGGTCGGCCCGGAAGACCCGCCCGTCGGTGGTGCGGGCCTTCACGCCGAAGGGGCCCCACTCGAGCGTCTCCACCACGGCCCCGAGCCGTATATCAAGCCCGGTGGCTAGCTTTATCGCCAGTCAATCGTAGCCGTCCAGGATGCGAAAATCGCCCTCCTCGGCTGATTTGTCGTACAGGAACTCGAGCGCCGCCTGGGCGCTCAATCGCCTGGGGTTGTCGAAGTCGGAGATATATTCTTGTAGCTTGTAGGGGATTTTCTGGCCCGATAGCTGATTGCGCTGCAAGTATTCAGCCAGCGACTCCTCGCCTGAAGCCGCGGGCCAGTCCACCATCCGAATATTGTTGTAGCCTCGCTCCTGGCAGCCTACCTGGGCAATGGTGCGCAGGCTTCCGTCCGGCAGGCGCACCAGGGTGTCCTCCTGCTGGTTGAAATAGTGGGTACGCAGGCCGAATTGTGCGGGGAGGGGATAGGTGGGAACCTGGCTGCTATGGATGAACTCCGCGCCAAGTTCGATGGGTACAGCGGCAAAGCTTCTATCGGTGCGGATGCGTCCTCCGACGCGGTGTTGGGCTTCTAGTACGGTAACCTGATGGTTCGCTTTCTGTAGGTCTTGGGCCGCGGCCAGACCGGCGGCTCCGGCGCCTATGACGAGCGTTTTCATGCAAATCTACCTTTTTACACTTCTGGTAACCTTTCTCCCGAGAATTGTTCTGGATGCTCGGGCATCACCCTGCCGACTTAGTCGCTCCATCGCACGGTGGCATACCGTGTGGTGGCAGTTCGTCGTGTTGCTTACGTAGCGGTGTAATCTCCCAACAAGGTTCGATTAACGTTACTGCCGACCTGTCAACCACCTCCCTTTGAACCCGATTACCCCCGTAGGGGTACATACAGTCTAGCGCGGGCCGGGTAAGCTCGATGAAGGATTACCCACAATTGGTGCCAGAAACCGTATTTTTAGCGATAGGGCAGTGAAGGAATAAGTGAATCCAGAACGGCATATCGCTTTATGTCCCAAATAAATATTTATGCAATCGGGCCGGTGTTCTATACGGGAGGCAAGCGAACCGTCCAGGACGAATAGTTATGGGGCGCTCAGTCCAGACAAGAGCGCTTGCAGGCTGACAGGGCATGCACAAAAGCGCCGGTGGATTGCCGTTTATATGCATTAAAGCCTTTTGGGCAGGGGCAGGCCCAGCAGTCCGAATATCTTCTCGAGCCGTTCTTGCTCGTACAAGAAGCCCAGGCCCTTTCGGCGTACCAGCCACGAGCGCACGGCCTGGGTGTGCTGAGGTACGCCCCGCAAGCGGCAAAGCTCATCCAAACCGTGTATTTCGGCCCCGACGGTCTCGCTGCTGTATGAGCACACCCGGCAGCCCAGGTACATGGGGTTGGCGTCATACATGAAAACCAACTGCCCCTGATAATAAGCCCAAATCAGGAGCGCACCGTCCTCGAGGTTCACCACCCCCAGGGCCGTGCACCCCAGGTGCTGGGAGAGCTGGGCGGTTAGAGCAGCAAAGCGGTCTTGCTGGGAAGAAAGGTTTTCCAGGGACATCTCGAGCTTGGGGTACACCCCCAGGGCTGGTGCATAAAGTAAATCCACGCCTTCCTCCCCCAAC includes the following:
- the cobT gene encoding nicotinate-nucleotide--dimethylbenzimidazole phosphoribosyltransferase encodes the protein MFNIQPVSQDWLQRALEYHHTLTKPPGSLGYLEVLGCRLAAIQQTLHPRLGKGAVVVCAADHGVAAEGVSAYPPEVTAQMVLNFQAGGAAINQIARAAEAEVWVVDVGVKAPQPLSPGGPGHRVRQGSGNIQREPAMRQAEALEAIQVGAEAARAAVAKGANILAAGDMGIGNTTAAAALTAALLGLSAEAVTGRGTGVDDARYGHKLEVVRAALARAQARLGELSKADPLAVLAELGGLEIAAIAGVFLAGAEAGLPLVTDGFPVTAGALLACRIEPRVQGYLFAGHRSVEPGHTRQLEALGLRPILELDLRLGEGTGAVLSFPLLRAAAAVMAGMATFSQAGVSQTGKP
- a CDS encoding DUF5522 domain-containing protein → MPKMQLKENVDYYLENGLYVFTEAYHLKRGYCCGSKCRHCPYPKEIQAQTVQLRLEGHPIQSREAFVARFGPLLVKP
- a CDS encoding adenosylcobinamide-GDP ribazoletransferase, with translation MRPFWLAVGFLTVFPIPHLGEVKGGEMKAASAFYPVAGYLIGGVLALVAWLTAGLPDGLQGALLLAVWLASTGMLHLDGLLDSADALLAMKPPAERLRILGDVHMGSFAFGVGFVVLLLKWQLLSAAPEPWLLLALPALTRFALLLPMNLFPAARPEGLGARSREGRILPALLFVLPAIYFFPWVALLAITLMLLLAFWAARRLGGGLSGDVYGALVELGEVAGLLVGVLIKA
- a CDS encoding NAD(P)/FAD-dependent oxidoreductase; the protein is MAIKLATGLDIRLGAVVETLEWGPFGVKARTTDGRVFRADQAVVTLPLGILKAGRVRFIPELPEEKQVAIAQLGIADAVKLFFHFEERIFPEGIVELYVPGANPDEWWSSTAGHGVGVEILTALATGDKARELLALPEEAALKNALQTLRQALGRPDLTPSKARLAHWQDEPHILGAYSKASVGASQARRILAQPVGNRLFFAGEHTASNAWAATVHGAYASGRRAAREVLQARALTYSIPRSETLRPALPLGA
- a CDS encoding FAD-dependent oxidoreductase produces the protein MKTLVIGAGAAGLAAAQDLQKANHQVTVLEAQHRVGGRIRTDRSFAAVPIELGAEFIHSSQVPTYPLPAQFGLRTHYFNQQEDTLVRLPDGSLRTIAQVGCQERGYNNIRMVDWPAASGEESLAEYLQRNQLSGQKIPYKLQEYISDFDNPRRLSAQAALEFLYDKSAEEGDFRILDGYD